One genomic region from Prunus persica cultivar Lovell chromosome G3, Prunus_persica_NCBIv2, whole genome shotgun sequence encodes:
- the LOC109948279 gene encoding glutamic acid-rich protein-like, translating into MTVESTVQLNEIQNLKRRIAELEGKETRIDMEKIAKKKEIQGKYKAEIQSLLSDPTIFEMEMDLPTKQPTQPVEEKEEEEKEEEKQQEEREEEKKQDAPTPDVPSRVQRVKNRERKRLQASCYVYEKNKKTKKDDEELPQFKLISSEELTQEASQPDATNPIPDPPKGTSLHDSIPVDLQQSSDEDEGQKKPTKKKLGWGQRKVWQKIPKADRERIEKQHYLSTQLR; encoded by the exons ATGACAGTGGAATCTACAGTTCAGcttaatgaaatacaaaatctgaaaaggaGGATTGCAGAATTGGAAGGCAAGGAAACTCGTATTGACATGGAGAAGATTGCCAAGAAAAAGGAGATTCAAGGAAAGTACAAGGCAGAAATTCAAAGCTTGTTGTCAGACCCAACAATCTTTGAAATGGAGATGGATCTGCCTACAAAACAACCAACACAACCagttgaagagaaagaagaagaagagaaagaagaagagaagcaacaagaagagagagaagaagagaagaagcaagatGCTCCAACACCTGATGTTCCTTCAAGAGTACAAAGGGTGAAGaatagagaaagaaagaggcttCAAGCATCTTGCTATGTGtacgaaaaaaataagaaaacaaaaaaggatgaTGAAGAACTACCACAATTCAAGCTTATCTCTTCCGAGGAG TTAACACAAGAGGCATCTCAGCCCGATGCCACAAATCCAATTCCTGATCCCCCAAAAGGAACGAGCCTTCATGATTCAATACCTGTAGATCTGCAACAATCaagtgatgaagatgaaggacaaaaaaagccaacaaagaaaaaactaggATGGGGTCAGAGGAAGGTGTGGCAGAAAATTCCAAAGGCGGACAgggaaagaattgaaaaacaaCACTACTTAAGTACTCAACTTCGGTAA
- the LOC109947896 gene encoding uncharacterized protein LOC109947896, whose protein sequence is MEVCVIAKCTYKSETIMFSVSSESSMVDILKTLCLRFKGLQLGCFTLRYSVPSYSGYFLETDSDLDLMRTFLLISNEKTVDILVKDLCGSSEYSGDFCVNKELIACEKGESSCSSTVEDRNEFLAEEFWLKLCKYALEVGFNFLYAGNDKKRVVAVCLNKKLEGCSWRVYASRFEATGSFVIRTLNNVHTCAGRIRESKSKMMRSRVVSSLIVDRIRAKPELKPVEIIHEFKDYYGIDISYYHAWFGKELAKLDVHGDESKSFNELVWYADAVKETNTGSLCTIDCEAGINRFRRFFVSFGGCIAGFQYCIPLLFIDATFLNSKYKGQLLCALGKNENQGFYPLAFRVVDSETEENWTWFLQHLASILLPMGRVNLISKYPKSGYGKLLQDRVINLFSRCAHAVTEEEFKVAMEELVIVGSSKVKAFISDLSRDHYANAFFKGMRYGEMANSLAESFNNWVGVFRDLPVLPLIEGIRQKLMVLNSQRRIEAEKWTTVLCPEMETRLCENAEAGRTWAVRRSNCTVFEVFADYSVMVDLEQRTCSCRLWQIDGFPCTHAVAAILAKRDSVYDYVECYYKTDFFRKAYESPIFPIPDIGKGLGSNGSAAGVVLPPITKRPAGRPPTKRIKVFGEFKRPLKCSRCSVAGHNRKTCKAII, encoded by the exons ATGGAGGTGTGTGTCATTGCCAAGTGCACATATAAGTCGGAAACCATcatgttttcagtttcatcaGAGTCATCcatggttgatattttgaagacTTTGTGTCTGAGGTTTAAGGGTTTGCAGTTGGGTTGTTTCACATTACGGTATTCGGTGCCCAGTTATTCGGGTTATTTTCTAGAAACGGATAGCGATTTGGACTTGATGAggacatttttgttgatatcaAATGAGAAGACTGTTGATATTTTAGTGAAGGATTTATGCGGGAGCAGTGAATATAGTGGTgatttttgtgtaaataaGGAGTTGATAGCATGTGAAAAGGGCGAGTCGTCGTGTTCTAGTACTGTCGAAGACAGAAACGAGTTTTTGGCAG AGGAGTTCTGGTTGAAATTGTGCAAGTACGCTCTTGAAGtaggatttaattttttatatgccGGCAATGACAAGAAGCGGGTGGTTGCTGTTTGTTTGAATAAGAAATTGGAGGGTTGCAGCTGGCGTGTTTATGCTTCTCGTTTTGAAGCTactggcagttttgtaattcggACGTTAAATAATGTTCATACATGTGCGGGTCGGATACGGGAATCAAAGAGTAAGATGATGAGGTCTCGTGTGGTGTCCTCCCTCATTGTGGACAGAATTCGTGCAAAACCAGAGCTGAAGCCAGTTGAGATTATACATGAGTTCAAAGATTACTATGGCATAGACATTTCATACTACCACGCATGGTTTGGCAAGGAGTTAGCTAAATTGGACGTTCACGGTGATGAGTCGAAGTCCTTCAATGAGTTAGTGTGGTATGCGGACGCCGTAAAGGAAACTAACACTGGTTCTCTCTGCACTATTGATTGTGAAGCTGGAATTAATCGCTTTcgacggttttttgtgtcttttggCGGTTGCATTGCTGGATTTCAATATTGCATACCCTTGTTGTTCATTGATGCTACGTTTTTGAACAGCAAGTACAAGGGGCAGCTTCTCTGTGCTTTGGgaaagaatgaaaatcaag ggttTTATCCTCTAGCTTTTAGAGTTGTTGATTCTGAGACAGAGGAGAATTGGACTtggtttcttcaacatttggcTTCTATATTGCTACCGATGGGGAGAGTG AATTTGATATCAAAGTACCCGAAGTCAGGTTATGGGAAACTGCTCCAAGACCgtgttatcaatttatttagtagATGCGCACATGCTGTTACGGAGGAAGAGTTTAAGGTAGCAATGGAGGAGTTGGTGATTGTTGGGAGTTCGAAAGTGAAGGCATTTATATCTGATTTGTCTAGAGATCACTATGCCAACGCATTTTTCAAAGGAATGCGTTATGGGGAGATGGCAAACAGTTTAGCGGAGTCCTTTAATAATTGGGTTGGTGTGTTTCGAGATTTGCCGGTGCTACCTTTGATAGAAGGGATTCGACAGAAATTGATGGTATTGAATTCTCAACGACGAATTGAAGCGGAGAAGTGGACAACAGTTTTGTGTCCGGAGATGGAAACTAGACTCTGTGAAAATGCGGAGGCCGGTAGGACTTGGGCAGTTCGTCGTTCTAATTGCACTGTTTTTGAAGTATTTGCTGATTATTCTGTGATGGTTGATCTCGAGCAAAGGACTTGTTCTTGCCGTCTTTGGCAAATTGACGGTTTTCCTTGCACACATGCGGTGGCTGCGATCCTAGCAAAGAGAGATTCAGTTTATGATTACGTGGAGTGTTACTACAAAACTGACTTTTTTCGAAAAGCCTATGAGAGTCCTATTTTTCCTATTCCAGATATTGGGAAAGGATTGGGCAGCAATGGTTCTGCAGCTGGAGTTGTGCTTCCGCCAATTACAAAGAGGCCAGCCGGAAGACCACCAACAAAGaggatcaaagtttttggtgaatttaaaaGGCCATTGAAATGCAGTCGGTGCAGTGTTGCTGGGCACAATAGGAAGACTTGCAAGGCTATTATATGA